A genomic window from Brassica oleracea var. oleracea cultivar TO1000 chromosome C8, BOL, whole genome shotgun sequence includes:
- the LOC106310362 gene encoding cytochrome P450 90B1 isoform X1 encodes MFETEHTLVPLLLLPSLLSLLLFLILLKRRSRHSFNLPPGKSGWPFLGETIGYLKPYSAKTLGYFMQQHISKYGKIYRSNLFGEPTIVSADAGLNRFILQNEGRLFECSYPRSIGGILGKWSMLVLVGDMHRDMRSISLNFLSHARLRTILLKDVERHTLFVLDSWQQHSVFSAQDEAKKFTFNLMAKHIMSMDPGEEETEQLKKEYVTFMKGVVSAPLNLPGTAYRKALQSRGTILKFIEKKMEERKSEIQEEDEEDEAEISRSDHYERKHRADDDLLGWVLKHSNLSTEQILDLILSLLFAGHETSSVAIALAIYFLQACPKAVQELREEHLEIARVKKELGESELNWDDYKKMDFTHSVINETLRLGNVVRFLHRKALKNVRYKGYDIPRGWKVLPVISAVHLDNSRYDEPNLFNPWRWQQQNSGTSSLSGCGSFSTWGNNFMPFGGGPRLCAGSELAKLEMAVFIRHLVLNFSWKLAEDDQPFAFPFVDFPNGLPIRVSRIL; translated from the exons ATGTTCGAAACAGAGCATACTCTCGTGCCTCTTCTTCTTCTCCCATCACTTCTATCTCTTCTCCTCTTCTTGATTCTCTTGAAGAGAAGAAGTCGACACAGTTTCAATCTCCCTCCTGGAAAATCTGGATGGCCATTTCTAGGCGAAACCATCGGATATCTCAAACCTTACTCTGCCAAAACTCTCGGTTACTTCATGCAACAACATATCTCCAA GTATGGGAAGATATATAGATCGAATTTGTTTGGAGAACCAACGATCGTATCAGCTGATGCAGGACTCAACAGGTTCATATTACAAAACGAAGGAAGACTCTTTGAATGTAGTTATCCTCGAAGTATTGGTGGGATTCTTGGGAAATGGTCGATGCTTGTTCTTGTTGGAGACATGCATAGAGACATGAGAAGTATCTCGCTAAACTTTCTAAGTCACGCTCGTCTCAGAACGATTCTTCTTAAAGACGTTGAGAGGCACACTTTGTTCGTTCTTGATTCTTGGCAACAACATTCTGTTTTCTCTGCCCAAGATGAGGCCAAAAAG TTTACGTTTAATCTAATGGCGAAGCATATAATGAGTATGGATCCTGGAGAAGAAGAGACAGAGCAGTTAAAGAAAGAGTATGTGACTTTTATGAAAGGGGTTGTTTCTGCTCCTCTCAATCTCCCAGGAACTGCTTATCGTAAAGCTCTCCAG TCACGAGGGACGATATTGAAGTTTATTGAGAAGAAAATGGAAGAGAGAAAATCAGAGATTCAGGAAGAAGACGAAGAAGATGAAGCAGAGATTAGTAGAAGTGATCATTATGAGAGAAAACATAGAGCAGATGATGATCTTTTGGGATGGGTTCTAAAACATTCCAATCTCTCGACTGAGCAAATTCTCGATCTTATTCTCAGTTTATTATTTGCCGGACATGAGACATCATCTGTAGCCATCGCTCTCGCTATCTACTTCTTGCAAGCTTGTCCTAAAGCCGTTCAAGAACTTAGG GAAGAGCATCTTGAAATCGCGAGGGTGAAGAAGGAACTTGGAGAGTCAGAATTGAATTGGGATGATTACAAGAAAATGGACTTTACTCACAGT GTTATAAATGAGACTCTTCGACTAGGAAATGTAGTAAGGTTTTTGCATCGTAAAGCACTCAAAAACGTTCGGTACAAAG GATACGATATCCCAAGGGGGTGGAAAGTGTTACCAGTGATCTCAGCCGTACATTTGGATAATTCCCGTTACGACGAACCTAATCTCTTTAATCCTTGGAGATGGCAACAG CAAAACTCCGGGACGTCGTCTTTGTCAGGATGTGGTAGTTTTTCGACGTGGGGGAACAACTTCATGCCGTTTGGAGGAGGGCCAAGGCTATGTGCTGGTTCAGAGTTGGCGAAGCTAGAAATGGCAGTGTTTATTCGTCATCTTGTTCTTAATTTTAGTTGGAAATTAGCAGAAGATGATCAACCATTTGCTTTTCCTTTCGTTGATTTTCCTAACGGTTTGCCAATTAGGGTGTCTCGTATTCTGTAA
- the LOC106308264 gene encoding uncharacterized protein LOC106308264: MVAKDDKPLIWISSSSEKRKLAYVSKVVPGKNNEMRGANDNQARYLVCGLPANGIKPQLHQQPQQEADDDQGSDVEEITRVEFRLSMGYFIRVEEAEEDIDPMFRRVVQKLKDNARPKREQGESSRGKSHRRD, encoded by the exons ATGGTCGCAAAG GATGATAAGCCTTTGATCTGGATATCTAGTAGCAGTGAAAAGCGTAAGTTAGCTTATGTATCTAAAGTTGTACCTGGAAAAAACAAT GAAATGCGCGGGGCAAATGACAATCAAGCAAGATACCTCGTTTGCGGACTCCCAGCAAACGGAATCAAACCACAGCTCCATCAACAGCCACAACAAGAAGCAGATGATGATCAAGGAAGTGATGTGGAGGAGATCACACGAGTAGAGTTCAGACTCTCCATGGGATACTTCATACGTGTTGAGGAAGCAGAAGAAGACATCGATCCTATGTTCCGGAGAGTTGTCCAAAAACTCAAAGACAATGCACGCCCAAAACGAGAACAAGGAGAGTCCTCACGAGGCAAGTCTCATCGCCGAGACTAA
- the LOC106310362 gene encoding cytochrome P450 90B1 isoform X2, translating into MFETEHTLVPLLLLPSLLSLLLFLILLKRRSRHSFNLPPGKSGWPFLGETIGYLKPYSAKTLGYFMQQHISKYGKIYRSNLFGEPTIVSADAGLNRFILQNEGRLFECSYPRSIGGILGKWSMLVLVGDMHRDMRSISLNFLSHARLRTILLKDVERHTLFVLDSWQQHSVFSAQDEAKKFTFNLMAKHIMSMDPGEEETEQLKKEYVTFMKGVVSAPLNLPGTAYRKALQSRGTILKFIEKKMEERKSEIQEEDEEDEAEISRSDHYERKHRADDDLLGWVLKHSNLSTEQILDLILSLLFAGHETSSVAIALAIYFLQACPKAVQELREEHLEIARVKKELGESELNWDDYKKMDFTHSVINETLRLGNVVRFLHRKALKNVRYKEIGYDIPRGWKVLPVISAVHLDNSRYDEPNLFNPWRWQQVLVD; encoded by the exons ATGTTCGAAACAGAGCATACTCTCGTGCCTCTTCTTCTTCTCCCATCACTTCTATCTCTTCTCCTCTTCTTGATTCTCTTGAAGAGAAGAAGTCGACACAGTTTCAATCTCCCTCCTGGAAAATCTGGATGGCCATTTCTAGGCGAAACCATCGGATATCTCAAACCTTACTCTGCCAAAACTCTCGGTTACTTCATGCAACAACATATCTCCAA GTATGGGAAGATATATAGATCGAATTTGTTTGGAGAACCAACGATCGTATCAGCTGATGCAGGACTCAACAGGTTCATATTACAAAACGAAGGAAGACTCTTTGAATGTAGTTATCCTCGAAGTATTGGTGGGATTCTTGGGAAATGGTCGATGCTTGTTCTTGTTGGAGACATGCATAGAGACATGAGAAGTATCTCGCTAAACTTTCTAAGTCACGCTCGTCTCAGAACGATTCTTCTTAAAGACGTTGAGAGGCACACTTTGTTCGTTCTTGATTCTTGGCAACAACATTCTGTTTTCTCTGCCCAAGATGAGGCCAAAAAG TTTACGTTTAATCTAATGGCGAAGCATATAATGAGTATGGATCCTGGAGAAGAAGAGACAGAGCAGTTAAAGAAAGAGTATGTGACTTTTATGAAAGGGGTTGTTTCTGCTCCTCTCAATCTCCCAGGAACTGCTTATCGTAAAGCTCTCCAG TCACGAGGGACGATATTGAAGTTTATTGAGAAGAAAATGGAAGAGAGAAAATCAGAGATTCAGGAAGAAGACGAAGAAGATGAAGCAGAGATTAGTAGAAGTGATCATTATGAGAGAAAACATAGAGCAGATGATGATCTTTTGGGATGGGTTCTAAAACATTCCAATCTCTCGACTGAGCAAATTCTCGATCTTATTCTCAGTTTATTATTTGCCGGACATGAGACATCATCTGTAGCCATCGCTCTCGCTATCTACTTCTTGCAAGCTTGTCCTAAAGCCGTTCAAGAACTTAGG GAAGAGCATCTTGAAATCGCGAGGGTGAAGAAGGAACTTGGAGAGTCAGAATTGAATTGGGATGATTACAAGAAAATGGACTTTACTCACAGT GTTATAAATGAGACTCTTCGACTAGGAAATGTAGTAAGGTTTTTGCATCGTAAAGCACTCAAAAACGTTCGGTACAAAG AAATAGGATACGATATCCCAAGGGGGTGGAAAGTGTTACCAGTGATCTCAGCCGTACATTTGGATAATTCCCGTTACGACGAACCTAATCTCTTTAATCCTTGGAGATGGCAACAG GTTTTGGTAGATTAG